Part of the Gemmatimonadota bacterium genome, TGGTCTTCAGGTTCACCCGGGGCGCCTCGAGCACCAGGACCGTGCTTGACGCGGGCCGCTCAGCGTAATCCGCGACGGCTTCCCGGTCCTTCTGCGGCAATCGGTGGAAATCCCTCGCCACGACGATCCGGCGGTCCGTCATCATGGGCACCAGCGATGCGGCCGTCAGGATCGCGGTGGCGTCGCTTTCGTCGCCGCGAAACACGTCCAGGCAGAACGCTTCCGTCCCGGGGTCGATGACGCGGGCGACCAGGGCGTCTATGGCTTCTTCCTTCCGGTACGCCTCGTCGCCGGTGAAGAAGTACACCGGATCGATCCGGCCCCGCTCTATCTGTTCGATCAGCTGTTCTGGGTTCATTTCGGCACCTTGCCGCCGAACCACGGCCGACCGTATCGGGCCGGGCTCATCCAGCGGCGCAAATCGGGTTACGGGACACGCAGCATACAATATATATTCAAGTCAAGCCACCTGATACCTTCAAGTCAAGCCGCCTGTGGCATACCTCGACCGAATCCGGGCATTGAAACCGGGTCGGCAGAACGGATGCTTCGACATGACGCGCATCGACCGGACCGCGATAGGAGACCGCCTGGAAGAACTGTACCGTTCTTTCGACTTTTCGATGATCTCGCCTGATCCGCTCGAAGTGGTGAGACGCTTCAACCGACCGGAAGATCAAGAGATCGCCGGCCTGGTCGCGGCTTCACTGGCCTACGGCCGGGCTGAATTGATCACGGGAGCGGCCGCTGAAGCGTTGGGGAGGATGGGGGAAGCGCCCCGGGACTTCGTCATGGGCTTCGACCCGGGACGGGACGGCGGACGATTCGACGGGTTCGTATACCGGTGGACGCGGGGGCGAGACCTGTCGATGCTGGTGGGGCTCATGCAGCAGGCCCTGCGCCGGCATGGCTCCCTTGGCGCGCTCTTCGCCCGGGGCCACCGCGCATCGGACCCCCATACGGGTCCCGCGCTGAGCCATTTCACCGATACGCTCCTCGGGTACGCGCGGGAGGATCACCCCGCGGAACGGCGCGGGGCGAAAACGGGGATCCGCTACCTGTTGCCCTCCCCGAGAACGGGAAGCGCCTGCAAGCGGATGAACCTCTACGTCCGCTGGATGGTACGCCGGGACGCCCCGGACCTGGGTCTCTGGCAGCGTATTTCCCCCTCCAGCCTGGTCATGCCGATCGACACCCACGTGGCCCGGATTTCCAGGCGGCTGGGCCTGACGTCCCGCCGACAGGCGGATTGGAAAATGGCCGAGGAAGTCACGCGGGCGCTGAGAAGATTCGACCCGGACGATCCGGTGAAATACGACTTCGCCATGTGCCACTGGGGCATGCTGGAGTTCAGAAACCGCCGCTGATTCGTTTCTGCTTGCCGGGAACGGAAGTATCTTCCTATTTTACCGTGTTTTGTAGCGGCCAGGCATCCACAGGATCCACGAAAAAGACGCAGTCCCCGGTCACACGGCCACGGAGGGAACATGCTGGACCAGCGATTCGTCAGGAACAATCCCGAAACGGTAAAGCAGGCGGTCGCGAACAAGAACGAGCGGGTCGACGTCGACCAGTTCCTCGACCTGGACGTCCGGCGCCGGGAGCTGCTGCAGACGAGCGAATCGCTCAAACAGCAGCGAAATACCGTGTCCGACGAAATCGCGCGCATGAAGCGCGGCGGCGAAGACGCTTCCGCGCGGATCGAGGAAATGCGGGAGGTGTCCGCGCGCATCAAGGATATCGACGCCCACCTGGCCGGCATCCAGGACAGCCTGCAGTCCGTGCTCGAGCGCCTGCCCAACATCCCCCATCCCACGGTGCCGGTCGGCGCGGACGAAAGCGCCAACGTGGAGGTGCGCCGCTGGGGCGCCACGCCCGAGGTGGAGTTCGAACGCAAGGCCCACTGGGACCTCGGGGAAGCCCTCGACATCATCGATTTCCAGCGGGCGGGCAAGATATCGGGCAGCCATTTCGTCCTCTTCAAGGGAGACGGCGCCAGGCTGCAGCGCGCGCTGATCCAGTTCATGCTCGACCTCCATATCCAGAAGCACGGATACACGGAGGTCATCCCGCCCTTCATCGTCAACCGCCAGAGCATGTTCGGCACGGGGCAGCTGCCCAAGATGGAAGAAGACATGTACCGGACGGACCTGGACGACCTGTTCCTCATACCCACCGCGGAAGTCCCCGTCACCAACATGCACCGCGACGAAATGCTCGCCGGGGACGACCTGCCGATCTGCTACACGGCCTACAGCCCCTGCTTCCGCCGCGAAGCCGGCTCCTACGGGCGGGAGACCCGGGGACTGATCCGGGTGCACCAGTTCGACAAGGTGGAGATGGTCAAGTTCGTCCGTCCCGAGACCTCCTACGATGAACTGGAAACGCTGGTGAACGACGCGGAGGAAGTGCTGCAGTTGTTGAACATCCCCTACCGCGTGGTGGTCCTGAGCACGGGCGACCTGAGTTTCGCCGCGGCGAAGTGCTATGACCTGGAAGCCTGGGCGCCCGGCGTAAACCGCTGGCTGGAAGTCTCCTCGTGCAGCAATTTCGAGGATTTCCAGGCGCGAAGAAGCGGTATCCGATATCGGGACGAGGACGGCAAAAGCCGGTTCGTGCACACCCTGAACGGATCCGGCATGGGCATGGCGCGGACCCTGATCGCGGTTCTCGAACACTATCAGACCGGGCGGGGCAGCATCCGCGTACCGGAGGTGCTGGTACCCTATATGGGCGGGTTGAAGGAAATCGGGTGAGTGCTCCCAATCATTCGAACATGCCGGCAATTCCTGAACGGATCAGATTCGATTCCGGAAGCCCCGATCAGACGGCGCGTCTCGGAGAGCGCCTGGCCGCGCGGCTGGAGCCGGGAGACACGGTGCTGGTAACCGGCGATCTCGGCGCGGGAAAGACCCGTTTCATCCAGGGGATATGCGCCGGCCTGGGCATCGGCGAACCGGTCACGAGTCCCACCTTCACCCTCGTCAACGAGTACGACGGTCGGCTTGGCCGACTTCGAGTGGCCCATTTCGACTTCTACCGGCTGGACAGCCCGGATTCGGTGCTGGAACTCGGCTTCGACGAATACGTGGACACCTGCGTCTGTCTCGTGGAATGGGGCGACAAATTTCCGGAGATCATGCCCTCCGACGCGATCACGGTGCATATCGAAATCGGAGACGGAACGCGTAGAGTGCTGGAGATAACCGGCGGCGGCCTCGTATCCGATCCGGAAGAGGCGGCGCCCTGACCGCGGCGACACCGGGCGGGAACAGACGGGGCCAGACGGGACCGGGTGGCTAAAGGGGTTTTATAGCCGGCTGCGCGACGGCCTGATTGGGGAGCAGGGCGGGAACGTGGGATTCCACCACGGTGATGCCCATGGCTCGTTTCAGCACTTCGTCCATGGTCGCCACCGGGCGGAGATCGATCCCTTCCTTTACTTCCGGCGGTACATCCACCAGGTCCTTCCGGTTGCGCTGAGGGATCGCCACTTCCCTGATACCCGCCCGGCGCGCGGCGATCAGTTTCTCGTTCAGCCCGCCGATGGGCAACACGTTTCCGCGGAGCGTGATCTCGCCCGTCATGGCGATATCGCACCGCACCGGCACGCCGGTCAGCGCCGAACAGAGCGCCGTCGCGATGGTGATCCCGGCGGAGGGGCCATCCTTGGGGATCGCGCCCTCGGGCATGTGCACGTGAATCTCGACGTTCTTGTAGAAGTCCGGCTCGAGTCCCAGCGAGGCCGCACGGGAACGGGCGTAGGTGAGTGCCGCGTGGGCCGACTCCCGCATCACTTCGCCCAGCTGGCCGGTAAGCGTCAGCCTCCCCGCGCCACGGCGGTTCAGGACGCTGACCTCGATGGTAAGGATATCGCCTCCCGACTGTGTCCAGGCGAGTCCCGTCGCCAGGCCCACCGAATCCTGTTTCACGACTTCCGAATCCAGGTAACGCGGCACGCCGAGGTGATCGGAAAGCTGCCTGCGCGTAACCTGCATACCTTTTCCCGACTTGCCTTCCACCACCTTTCGGGCCAGCTTGCGGCACACGGCGGCGATGTGACGTTCCAGTCCCCGGACGCCGGCTTCTCGCGTGTACTCCCGGATGATGCCCAACAGGGCTTCCTTCCTGAAGGTGACGCGCTCCTTCTTCAATCCGTGGGCTTCCACCTGCTTGGGTACCAGGAAACCCCGGGCGATGGCCAGTTTCTGGGTTTCGAGATAGCCGGGCAGCTCGAGGATCTCCATACGGTCGTTCAGGGCCGGGGGGATGGTGTCGGTCGTGTTGGCCGTCGTCAGGAACAACACCCGGGACAGATCGTAATCCACTTCAAGGTAGTGGTCGTTGAAAGTGTTGTTCTGTTCGGGGTCCAGCACCTCCAGCAGGGCTGACGCGGGGTCGCCGCGCACGTCCCGGCCCAGCTTGTCCACCTCGTCGAGCAGGATGACCGGATTGACGCTCCCGGCGCGGCGCATCGCCTGTATGATGCGTCCGGGCATGGAACCGATATAGGTCCGGCGATGGCCCCGTATCTCGGCTTCGTCGTGTACGCCGCCGAGAGACATGCGGACGAATTTGCGGCCCATGGCGCGTGCGATCGAACGGCCCAGAGACGTCTTGCCCACGCCGGGCGGACCGACCAGGCACAGGATCGGACCCTTAAGGTGCCGGGTGAGCTGGATCACCGACAGGTACTCGAGAATGTGTTCCTTCGGTTTTTCCAGCCCGTAGTGATCGGCATCGAGGACGGACTCCACTTTTACGATGTCCCGGTTGTCCCGCGTCCGCTTTCGCCACGGCACCTCGACGAGCCACTCGAGGTAGTTGCGGATCACCGTCGCTTCGGGCGAGGTGGGATGCATCTGCTGGAGCTTGTCCAGTTCGTTCATGGCCTTTTCGTGGGCCTCTTTAGGCATCTTCGCGTCTGCGATCTGCTGTGCCAGGCCACCCAGGTTTTCCGGCAGGTCCTCCAGTTCGCCCAGTTCCTGCTTGATCACGCGCATCTGCTCCTGGAGGAAGAACTCCCGCTGCGATTTGTGAATCCTTTCCCGGACTTCGCCGTCGAGCTGGTTCTTGATCTCCAGGATCTCCAGCTCCGTGGCCAGAATGGCGGCCAGTTCATCGAGCTGCTCGGTGATCGAGGGCGCCTCGATGAGCCGCTGCTTGACCTGGGGGCTCTGCTGGATGAAGGCCGACATCGTATCCACCAGGCGCTGGGCGTCATCCATGTTCTGCAGGGACAGCAGGATCTCGTCGGGCGCCTGCTGGTTCAGCTTGATGTACTCCGAGAACTGATCCACGACCGTCCGCAGTCTCGCCTGCACCTCCGCCTGATTGTCTTCGGTTTCCTCGACCAGGGCGATCTTGACGCGCATGTAGGGGTCGGTGGACAGAAACCGGACGATCCGCGCCCGGACGATCCCCTCGACGAGTACGCGGATGAGGCCGTTGGGCAGCTTTACCACCTGCAGGATCCGGGCCACGATCCCCGTTCTGTGTACGTCCTCCTTCACGGGGGTTTCGACATCCGGGTTGCGCTGGGCGGTCAGGAAGAGCAGACGGTCGTTGTTGACCCCGTGCTCCAGGGCCTTGATGGAAGCGTCCCTCGCAATGATGAGAGGGTATTCCATGTACGGGAACACGACCACTTCACGGAGCGGTATGAGGGGCAGCTTGTCGTCGAATGTAATGGGGTCGGTGCGTTTCAGGGTAATCATGGGAAATCGTCGGACGGCTGGTTCGCGGGAACGGGCAGGCGGACCGCGGGTGGAGGTCAGGCGCTCTGCTTGCTTTCCTTGCCCTGGACGTAGACGGGCGGCGCTTTTTCTTTCACGGTTTCCTCCGTAACGACGACCTCGCGCAGGTCGTCCCGCGTCGGCGCGTCGAACATCACGTCCAGCATCACTTCCTCGAGGATGGACCGCAACGAACGCGCGCCCGTCTTCTTGTCCATCGCCTCCTTCACCACAGCCTGGAGGGCTTCGTCCGTGAAGGTCAGCTTGACGTCTTCCATTTCGAGCAGCCGCTGGTACTGCTTCACGAGGGCGTTCCTGGGCTTGAGCAGGATTTCCATCAGCGCATCGGCGTCGAGTTCGCCCAGCGTGGCGATCACGGGCAGCCTGCCGATGATTTCCGGTATCAGCCCGTACTGCAGCAGGTCGTCGGGTTCGACCCGGGCGAGGAGTTCACTCGTATTGCGGCCCGCGGAATTCTTCGACACGCCGCCGAATCCGATGGTCCCTTCCGCGGTCCGCCGTTCGATGATCTGGTCGAGATCGTCGAAAGCGCCACCGCAGATGAAGAGGATGTTCCGCGTGTTGATCTGGACGAAGTTCTGTTCGGGGTGTTTCCGGCCGCCCTTCGGAGGTACGTTGGCGATGGTTCCTTCAAGCATCTTGAGCAGGGACTGCTGCACGCCTTCTCCCGACACGTCGCGGGTTATGGAGGGGTTGGCCGACTTGCGCGCCACCTTGTCGACCTCGTCGATATAGACGATGCCGCTTTCCGCTTTCGGCACGTCGTAATCCGCGGCCTGGAGCAGGCGGACCAGGACGCTCTCCACGTCTTCGCCCACGTATCCGGCTTCCGTGAGCACCGTGGCATCCGCGATGCAGAAGGGCACGTGCAGCATTTTCGCCAGGGTCTGGGCCAGCAGCGTCTTCCCGGTGCCCGTGGGGCCGATCAGCAGGATGTTGCTCTTCTCCAGTTCCACTTCGTCCTGCGCGGCGCCGTGCTGTATGCGCTTGTAATGGTTGTACACGGCAACGGAAAGCACCTTCTTGGCCTGTTCCTGGCCGATGACGTATTCGTCCAGCGCCTCCTTGATCTCCGTGGGCAGGGGGAGGTGCTCGACGGTCGACAGGGTGCTGCGGCTCATCTCCTCGGCGAGGATCCCGTTGCACATCAGGATGCACTCGTTGCAGATGTATACGTTCGGACCCGTGATGAGGCGTTCCACCTCGTCGGCGTTTCTATTGCAGAAGGAGCAGCGCAGGTCCCGCGACGCCGGTCGTTTCTTCATGATCCCGTCCTAGGCGGTTTTCCCGTTCAGCGATTCCGCGATGGCCCTGGAAGCGGCGGTTTCGACCACGTGGTCCACCAGGCCGTATTCGACAGCCTGCTCGGGCGACATCCAGAAGTCCCGGTCGGTATCCGCTTCGATCTTGTCCACGGACTGGCCGGTGTGATGAGCCATGATCTCGTTCATGGTCCGCTTCATGCGAAGCATTTCCTCGGCCTGGATCTCGATATCCTTGGCCGTGCCGGCCATGTGGGGGATGGAAGGCTGGTGAATCAGTATGCGCGAATAGGGGAGGGCGTACCGCTTTCCGGTTGCGCCCGCCGTGAGCAGAAAGGCGCCCATGCTGGCGGCCATGCCCAGGCAATAGGTCTCCACGTCGGGCTGGATGAACTGCATGGTGTCGTATATGGCGAGCCCCGCGGTTATGCTGCCGCCGGGACTGTTGATGTAGAGCTTGATGTCCTTCTCGGCGTCTTCGTACTGCAGATAGAGCAACTGGGCGATCACCAGGTTCGCGATGGTGTCGTCGATCGGCATGCCGATAAAGACGATGCGGTTCTTCAACAGCAGAGAGTAGATGTCGTAGGCCCGTTCTCCCCGGCCCGTCTGTTCGATCACCATCGGCACTAACATGATGCGCTCCTTCTACTCCGTTTGTATGTCGGCGTGCTGCACGAGGAATTCAACGACTTTCTCTTCTCTTAAATCCGCTTCGATGCGTTCCAGCCGTCCGTTTTCCTGGAAAAGCCGCCGGATCTGGTCGACCGAGGCCTGTCCCCGGCCCGCCAGGGCCTCCAGCCGCTCGTCCACTTCCGCCTGATCCACCGTCAGCCCTTCCTGCTCACTGATGGCGTCCAGGATGAGATGGCGCATGATCTGGCTGCTGGCCACCGGCCGGTACTGCTGACGAAGGGCGTTTTCGTCGACTTCGTCCCGGCCCCGCGCGGTGCGGCGCGCGTCCGCCACGACCTGGTCGAGGTAGGCCGTCATCATGGATTCGGGCACTTCGAAATCGTGGGCGTCCACGATCTGCGTGACCAGGTCCCTGCGCAACTCCAGGTCCGGTTCCCGTTCGATTTCCTCCCGGATCGACTGTTTCAGGGCGTCCAGGCTCTCCATGCCGATGTCCACCGCGAAGTCGTCATCCACCTCGGGCAGTTGCCGCTCCAGCACCTCCCGGACGCTCACGATGAAACAGGCGTCCTGACCGGCCATGCCCTCATCGGGGTAATCGGACGGCAGGGTGGTTTTAACGGATCGGTCCTCGTCCGCCCTGACACCGACGAGTTGCGTATCGAACCCCTCTCCGAGGCGGCCTGATCCGATCTGGAAAAACTGGTTTTCCTCCTTGCGTCCGATGATCGGCACCCCGTTGTCGTCCGCGTGCTGCACATCGGCCCGGATAAAGTGATCCTTCTCCGCCTCCCCGTCGATCCGAACCACGGTGGCGTATCGTTCCCGCAATCCTTCGAGCCGCTTGTCTATATCGTCATCGGAAACGTCCACCACCCGCCGGGTCACCCGCAATTCCTTGTACTGCTTGAGTTCTATGGCGGGTTTGACCTCCACGCTGGCCCGCAGTTTCAGGTCCCGCCCTTCGTCATAGTCGATCTCCTCGATCACGGGCCGGCTGATCGGCTTGATCTCGGCGCTTTCGTGGGCGCTGTTGAGGTATTCAGGGATTTTCTTCTCGAGCACTTCCGCCCGGATTTCATTGCCGAGCCGGGCTTTGAGCACGCTGAGCGGAACCTTTCCCCGCCGGAACCCGGGAAGGCGCACCTCTCTACTGTAACGCGCGTAGGCCGCGTTCAGTTCGGATTGAATCGCATCGGAAGGAACTTCGATCTCCAGGACGCGTTTCCAGGGTTTGGGTTCGGACACCGTGTAGTTCAAGCCAACTCCTCCCGCGCTCTTGCTCATGATTACGAGAACACCAGGCGCCGGTCTTCCGTAAAACCGGCGGACGACGACAGGCCCGGACCCGAAAGCGCCCGCCCGTCGCTTGACAAGCCGTGGTAATTAACCGTGGAGAGGGGTGAATGTCAACGGAAAAGAGCCGGGGCTCCAGCGCCCTGCGACCGAAGATCCCGGACGTGATGCGAGAGGGGGGAGTCGAACCCCCATGGGTTGCCCCACTGGATCCTAAATCCAGCGCGTATACCAGTTCCGCCACCCTCGCGCAGCCTGTGTACCTGCCCCGGGATGTATACCTGCCGCTTCCCGTCGCCTTCATTCTTCAGGGCCGTTTCCGAGCAGCTTCCGGTATCTTTCTTCGTCTTCGAGTATCGCCAGGGCCGCCCTGATCTGCGGATCGTGTTTCGTGGCGAAGGCGTACCGTCCCGTCGTTCCCCAGAGCTTCGCGCTGATTTCGGTCCCGATGCGGACTACGAGCAACTCCCTGTGCCTGAGGTACTCCAGTTCATGCTGCCGGTTCAGCTTCATCCGCAGATCGGCGAGCGATTCCAGCACATCGGTGGACGCGGGACGGTCCAGGCGGTCCAGGCGGTCCAGACGATCCCGGACGATCTCTTCCAGCTCGTCGAGCGTCCGTTCCGCCGTGGAGATGTATTCGAAGGAACGCGCTTCGACGAACCGGCGGAAGGCGTCGATCATAGCGTCCGATACGTCAAAGGTCGCCTGATTCGCATCGGGTTCGCCCGACACGTAGTGGGAGGCGAACTTGATGAACAGGCTCTGGTTGTTCAGGGCCTGTATCAGGTGAGGGTATTCGGGCACCGCGATCTCGACGTCCGGCGTGATGCCGCCGCCGCCGTACACGGTCCGGCCCAGGTTCGTCTCGTACGTCTCCGCTTCTGTCTCGTCCGCCTGGCCCGCATCGCCGCGCGCCGCATTCGACGGGCCGGGCTCGTTCAGGCTCGCCCTGGTTTTCTGTATGAGCCTGCCGCTCGGCGTATAATACCGCGCCGTCGTGATCTTCAGGGCCGTTTCCTTGTTCATGGGAAAAATCTGCTGCACCGAGGCCTTGCCGAGGGTCGGCTGGCCGGCCACGACGCCGCGGTCCCAGTCCTGGATCGCTCCGGCGACGATCTCGGACGCGCTGGCGCTGTACCGGTCGACCAGGACCACCAGCGGCGTGTCCTTCAGGGTAAAGGTATCGGCGGCGTGGTAGGATCGCTG contains:
- the serS gene encoding serine--tRNA ligase, translated to MLDQRFVRNNPETVKQAVANKNERVDVDQFLDLDVRRRELLQTSESLKQQRNTVSDEIARMKRGGEDASARIEEMREVSARIKDIDAHLAGIQDSLQSVLERLPNIPHPTVPVGADESANVEVRRWGATPEVEFERKAHWDLGEALDIIDFQRAGKISGSHFVLFKGDGARLQRALIQFMLDLHIQKHGYTEVIPPFIVNRQSMFGTGQLPKMEEDMYRTDLDDLFLIPTAEVPVTNMHRDEMLAGDDLPICYTAYSPCFRREAGSYGRETRGLIRVHQFDKVEMVKFVRPETSYDELETLVNDAEEVLQLLNIPYRVVVLSTGDLSFAAAKCYDLEAWAPGVNRWLEVSSCSNFEDFQARRSGIRYRDEDGKSRFVHTLNGSGMGMARTLIAVLEHYQTGRGSIRVPEVLVPYMGGLKEIG
- a CDS encoding TIGR02757 family protein → MTRIDRTAIGDRLEELYRSFDFSMISPDPLEVVRRFNRPEDQEIAGLVAASLAYGRAELITGAAAEALGRMGEAPRDFVMGFDPGRDGGRFDGFVYRWTRGRDLSMLVGLMQQALRRHGSLGALFARGHRASDPHTGPALSHFTDTLLGYAREDHPAERRGAKTGIRYLLPSPRTGSACKRMNLYVRWMVRRDAPDLGLWQRISPSSLVMPIDTHVARISRRLGLTSRRQADWKMAEEVTRALRRFDPDDPVKYDFAMCHWGMLEFRNRR
- the tsaE gene encoding tRNA (adenosine(37)-N6)-threonylcarbamoyltransferase complex ATPase subunit type 1 TsaE; translation: MSAPNHSNMPAIPERIRFDSGSPDQTARLGERLAARLEPGDTVLVTGDLGAGKTRFIQGICAGLGIGEPVTSPTFTLVNEYDGRLGRLRVAHFDFYRLDSPDSVLELGFDEYVDTCVCLVEWGDKFPEIMPSDAITVHIEIGDGTRRVLEITGGGLVSDPEEAAP
- the tig gene encoding trigger factor, with the translated sequence MNYTVSEPKPWKRVLEIEVPSDAIQSELNAAYARYSREVRLPGFRRGKVPLSVLKARLGNEIRAEVLEKKIPEYLNSAHESAEIKPISRPVIEEIDYDEGRDLKLRASVEVKPAIELKQYKELRVTRRVVDVSDDDIDKRLEGLRERYATVVRIDGEAEKDHFIRADVQHADDNGVPIIGRKEENQFFQIGSGRLGEGFDTQLVGVRADEDRSVKTTLPSDYPDEGMAGQDACFIVSVREVLERQLPEVDDDFAVDIGMESLDALKQSIREEIEREPDLELRRDLVTQIVDAHDFEVPESMMTAYLDQVVADARRTARGRDEVDENALRQQYRPVASSQIMRHLILDAISEQEGLTVDQAEVDERLEALAGRGQASVDQIRRLFQENGRLERIEADLREEKVVEFLVQHADIQTE
- a CDS encoding S41 family peptidase: MRARNRRITLIGLLLIGLLGAGWLLRYDRVQAVGEQQYDLKLLQQVVERIRARYVDDLNEGEAIAAAIHAMLATLDPYTEFLEKKQNDEMKMMQIQGKYGGLGIKIQKQEDALVVVALFDDTPAYDVGLQTGDRIVRIEDRSTADIDVSQAADLLRGSPGTSVTISVSREGEAASIDFTLTRAIITIPVVPYAGMLEGAVGYIKLNQFTEDASNKVEQALEQLGEQGARGYVLDLRGNPGGLLEQAVEVAGKFLEEERLIVYTMGRTGTDQRSYHAADTFTLKDTPLVVLVDRYSASASEIVAGAIQDWDRGVVAGQPTLGKASVQQIFPMNKETALKITTARYYTPSGRLIQKTRASLNEPGPSNAARGDAGQADETEAETYETNLGRTVYGGGGITPDVEIAVPEYPHLIQALNNQSLFIKFASHYVSGEPDANQATFDVSDAMIDAFRRFVEARSFEYISTAERTLDELEEIVRDRLDRLDRLDRPASTDVLESLADLRMKLNRQHELEYLRHRELLVVRIGTEISAKLWGTTGRYAFATKHDPQIRAALAILEDEERYRKLLGNGPEE
- a CDS encoding ATP-dependent Clp protease proteolytic subunit, giving the protein MLVPMVIEQTGRGERAYDIYSLLLKNRIVFIGMPIDDTIANLVIAQLLYLQYEDAEKDIKLYINSPGGSITAGLAIYDTMQFIQPDVETYCLGMAASMGAFLLTAGATGKRYALPYSRILIHQPSIPHMAGTAKDIEIQAEEMLRMKRTMNEIMAHHTGQSVDKIEADTDRDFWMSPEQAVEYGLVDHVVETAASRAIAESLNGKTA
- the clpX gene encoding ATP-dependent Clp protease ATP-binding subunit ClpX; its protein translation is MKKRPASRDLRCSFCNRNADEVERLITGPNVYICNECILMCNGILAEEMSRSTLSTVEHLPLPTEIKEALDEYVIGQEQAKKVLSVAVYNHYKRIQHGAAQDEVELEKSNILLIGPTGTGKTLLAQTLAKMLHVPFCIADATVLTEAGYVGEDVESVLVRLLQAADYDVPKAESGIVYIDEVDKVARKSANPSITRDVSGEGVQQSLLKMLEGTIANVPPKGGRKHPEQNFVQINTRNILFICGGAFDDLDQIIERRTAEGTIGFGGVSKNSAGRNTSELLARVEPDDLLQYGLIPEIIGRLPVIATLGELDADALMEILLKPRNALVKQYQRLLEMEDVKLTFTDEALQAVVKEAMDKKTGARSLRSILEEVMLDVMFDAPTRDDLREVVVTEETVKEKAPPVYVQGKESKQSA
- the lon gene encoding endopeptidase La, with the protein product MITLKRTDPITFDDKLPLIPLREVVVFPYMEYPLIIARDASIKALEHGVNNDRLLFLTAQRNPDVETPVKEDVHRTGIVARILQVVKLPNGLIRVLVEGIVRARIVRFLSTDPYMRVKIALVEETEDNQAEVQARLRTVVDQFSEYIKLNQQAPDEILLSLQNMDDAQRLVDTMSAFIQQSPQVKQRLIEAPSITEQLDELAAILATELEILEIKNQLDGEVRERIHKSQREFFLQEQMRVIKQELGELEDLPENLGGLAQQIADAKMPKEAHEKAMNELDKLQQMHPTSPEATVIRNYLEWLVEVPWRKRTRDNRDIVKVESVLDADHYGLEKPKEHILEYLSVIQLTRHLKGPILCLVGPPGVGKTSLGRSIARAMGRKFVRMSLGGVHDEAEIRGHRRTYIGSMPGRIIQAMRRAGSVNPVILLDEVDKLGRDVRGDPASALLEVLDPEQNNTFNDHYLEVDYDLSRVLFLTTANTTDTIPPALNDRMEILELPGYLETQKLAIARGFLVPKQVEAHGLKKERVTFRKEALLGIIREYTREAGVRGLERHIAAVCRKLARKVVEGKSGKGMQVTRRQLSDHLGVPRYLDSEVVKQDSVGLATGLAWTQSGGDILTIEVSVLNRRGAGRLTLTGQLGEVMRESAHAALTYARSRAASLGLEPDFYKNVEIHVHMPEGAIPKDGPSAGITIATALCSALTGVPVRCDIAMTGEITLRGNVLPIGGLNEKLIAARRAGIREVAIPQRNRKDLVDVPPEVKEGIDLRPVATMDEVLKRAMGITVVESHVPALLPNQAVAQPAIKPL